One region of Streptococcus salivarius genomic DNA includes:
- the eno gene encoding surface-displayed alpha-enolase has product MSIITDVYAREVLDSRGNPTLEVEVYTESGAFGRGMVPSGASTGEHEAVELRDGDKARYGGLGTQKAVDNVNNVIAEHIIGFDVRDQQGIDRAMIALDGTPNKGKLGANAILGVSIAVARAAADYLEVPLYSYLGGFNTKVLPTPMMNIINGGSHSDAPIAFQEFMIVPAGAPTFKEALRWGAEIFHALKKILKERGLETAVGDEGGFAPRFDGTEDGVETIIKAIEAAGYVPGKDVFIGFDCASSEFYDAERKVYDYTKFEGEGAAVRTAAEQIDYLEELVNKYPIITIEDGMDENDWDGWKALTERLGGKVQLVGDDFFVTNTAYLEKGIAEHAANSILIKVNQIGTLTETFDAIEMAKEAGYTAVVSHRSGETEDSTIADIAVATNAGQIKTGSLSRTDRIAKYNQLLRIEDQLGEVAEYRGLKSFYNLKK; this is encoded by the coding sequence ATGTCAATTATTACTGATGTTTACGCACGCGAAGTCCTTGACTCACGCGGTAACCCAACACTTGAAGTAGAAGTTTACACTGAATCTGGTGCATTCGGTCGCGGTATGGTTCCTTCAGGAGCTTCAACTGGTGAACACGAAGCAGTAGAACTTCGTGATGGTGACAAAGCTCGTTACGGTGGTCTTGGTACTCAAAAAGCAGTTGATAACGTAAACAACGTTATTGCTGAACACATCATCGGATTCGACGTACGTGATCAACAAGGTATTGACCGCGCAATGATCGCTCTTGACGGTACTCCAAACAAAGGTAAACTTGGTGCCAACGCTATTCTTGGTGTGTCTATCGCTGTAGCACGCGCAGCTGCTGACTACCTTGAAGTTCCACTTTACAGCTACCTTGGCGGATTCAACACTAAAGTTCTTCCAACTCCAATGATGAACATCATCAACGGTGGTTCTCACTCAGACGCTCCAATCGCTTTCCAAGAATTCATGATCGTACCTGCTGGTGCACCAACATTCAAAGAAGCTCTTCGTTGGGGTGCTGAAATCTTCCACGCACTTAAGAAAATCCTTAAAGAACGTGGACTTGAAACAGCCGTAGGTGACGAAGGTGGTTTCGCACCTCGTTTCGACGGAACTGAAGATGGTGTTGAAACTATCATCAAAGCTATCGAAGCTGCTGGATATGTACCAGGTAAAGACGTATTTATCGGATTTGACTGTGCATCATCTGAATTCTACGATGCAGAACGTAAAGTTTACGACTACACTAAATTTGAAGGTGAAGGCGCTGCTGTTCGTACTGCTGCAGAACAAATCGACTACCTTGAAGAATTGGTTAACAAATACCCAATCATCACTATCGAAGATGGTATGGACGAAAACGACTGGGACGGTTGGAAAGCTCTTACTGAACGTCTTGGTGGTAAAGTTCAATTGGTTGGTGACGACTTCTTCGTAACTAACACAGCTTACCTTGAAAAAGGTATTGCAGAACACGCTGCTAACTCAATCCTTATCAAAGTTAACCAAATCGGTACTTTGACTGAAACTTTCGACGCTATCGAAATGGCGAAAGAAGCTGGATACACAGCAGTAGTATCACACCGTTCAGGTGAAACTGAAGATTCAACAATCGCTGATATCGCAGTTGCAACTAACGCTGGTCAAATCAAGACAGGTTCATTGTCACGTACTGACCGTATCGCTAAATACAACCAATTGCTTCGTATCGAAGACCAACTTGGTGAAGTTGCAGAATACCGTGGTTTGAAATCATTCTACAACTTGAAAAAATAA
- a CDS encoding tyrosine-type recombinase/integrase produces MWVEELPNGKYKYFERYKDTYTEKWKRVSVTLNSGSNRAKKEAQRLLDDKIVQKIESSSTTNVSFHSAFNEWWEFHQKQIKLSSIKSLAASVKRISDTIEQGTILSNINVRLIQSLLDTEGWTDSQKYRAKTVLNTFFDYAMDQQLISDNPSRKARLPKKTNKFEKQQAAKNKYLEPDEYSRLLKELYRKDITLRYALACEFMLLNGCRIGELAGLTVSDYHKETRSLDIHTSFNRYIPENEGTKTVASYRTTYLTNREMEIIDQILELKELSESTNPDWYHSDKIFTTNTGKPIHSTILSASLQRANARLETPIDKHLSPHIFRHTTISILAENSVPLKTIMDRVGHADSEVTTSIYTHVTRNMKDQAVNVLDNIITNNLAPSLPLG; encoded by the coding sequence ATGTGGGTAGAAGAATTACCAAACGGAAAATATAAATATTTCGAAAGATACAAGGACACTTACACTGAGAAATGGAAACGGGTATCTGTAACGCTTAATAGCGGTTCGAATCGAGCAAAGAAAGAAGCTCAACGCTTACTGGATGATAAGATAGTCCAGAAAATAGAATCATCAAGCACTACTAATGTATCGTTCCATAGTGCCTTCAACGAATGGTGGGAGTTTCACCAAAAACAGATTAAGTTAAGCTCAATCAAGAGCCTTGCAGCATCCGTTAAGCGAATATCTGACACTATCGAACAAGGAACTATCCTATCAAACATCAACGTTAGACTTATCCAATCATTGCTAGACACCGAAGGCTGGACAGATTCACAGAAATATCGTGCCAAGACCGTGTTAAATACATTCTTCGATTATGCTATGGATCAACAACTTATTAGCGACAATCCATCACGAAAGGCACGATTACCAAAGAAGACTAATAAGTTCGAAAAACAACAAGCTGCCAAGAATAAATACTTAGAACCAGACGAATACAGTCGATTGCTGAAAGAACTCTATCGAAAAGACATTACACTGAGATATGCTCTAGCGTGTGAGTTTATGTTACTAAACGGCTGTCGGATTGGTGAATTAGCTGGACTGACCGTGTCAGATTACCATAAAGAGACACGCTCTTTAGATATCCACACTTCTTTTAACAGATATATCCCAGAAAACGAAGGAACAAAAACAGTCGCTAGTTATCGAACTACTTACCTCACTAATCGAGAAATGGAAATCATTGACCAGATACTAGAATTGAAAGAGTTAAGCGAATCAACCAACCCAGATTGGTATCATAGCGATAAAATTTTCACGACCAATACTGGCAAGCCTATCCATAGCACAATCCTAAGTGCATCGCTCCAACGAGCTAATGCTAGACTGGAAACACCTATCGACAAGCACTTGTCCCCTCATATCTTTAGACACACCACGATAAGCATATTGGCTGAAAACAGCGTGCCCCTAAAAACCATCATGGATAGGGTTGGTCATGCAGATTCGGAAGTAACTACTAGCATCTATACCCACGTCACAAGAAACATGAAGGACCAAGCTGTCAATGTTTTAGATAATATCATTACGAATAATCTTGCCCCCTCTTTGCCCCTCGGATAG
- a CDS encoding DUF739 family protein: MRFNYAKLKGRIIEKYGTQEDFAKAIGLTPTTFSFKINGKSSWKNDEIAKAAELLEISPDEIVGYFFNYKVQELEPNN; encoded by the coding sequence ATGAGATTTAACTACGCTAAATTAAAAGGGCGTATCATTGAAAAATATGGAACGCAAGAAGATTTTGCAAAAGCCATCGGCTTGACTCCGACAACGTTTTCGTTTAAAATCAACGGAAAGTCAAGTTGGAAAAATGACGAAATTGCAAAAGCTGCCGAATTATTAGAGATCTCACCCGATGAGATTGTAGGATATTTTTTTAACTACAAAGTTCAAGAACTTGAACCTAATAATTAA
- a CDS encoding helix-turn-helix domain-containing protein — protein MKQVDVISLSKVHQKELGVKLGKSALSQYINGKSTPDQEKLVLLARTLGVSEAWLMGYDVPMTKDSHPTNAHDIGEIIANAMMFDGKPLTEDDKRAIRGIIAGYMSSKEK, from the coding sequence TTGAAACAAGTTGACGTGATTTCTCTTTCAAAAGTGCATCAAAAAGAATTGGGTGTAAAACTTGGAAAGAGTGCTTTGTCTCAATATATCAATGGGAAATCAACACCAGACCAAGAAAAGTTGGTGCTGCTTGCTAGGACGTTGGGGGTATCTGAAGCGTGGCTCATGGGGTATGATGTCCCTATGACTAAAGATTCGCACCCAACCAATGCCCACGATATCGGCGAAATCATAGCTAACGCCATGATGTTCGACGGTAAACCACTTACCGAGGATGATAAGCGGGCTATCCGTGGCATAATCGCTGGTTATATGAGTAGTAAGGAGAAATAG
- a CDS encoding DEAD/DEAH box helicase — translation MQLRPYQEEARVKVQQEWKEGRKRTLLVLPTGCGKTIVFSKIIEDRVKMGERVLVLAHRSELLEQASDKLMTATGLGTALEKAENTSIGSWFRVVVGSVQTMQREKRLSQFPPNHFDTIVIDEAHHAISDGYQRVLEHFGEANVLGVTATPDRGDMRNLGSYFDSLAYEYPLVDAIKSGYLSKITAITIPLELDLSTVSQQGGDFKASEIGTALDPYLEQIADEMVKQCKNRKTVVFLPLVKTSQKFRDILNEKGFRAAEVNGESKDRAEILEDFDKDKYNVLCNSMLLTEGWDCPTVDCVVVLRPTKVRALYSQMVGRGTRLAPGKENLLLLDFLWHTERHELCRPAHLIASSPEVAKKMTENMAEDTEVEFSLLEAEEQAGKDVVAEREEALAKQLAEQRKKKRKLVDPLQFEMSIQAEDLADYVPSFGWEMAPPSEKQLKALEKFGIYTEEIGNAGKAGKLLDRLNKRKDSGLTTPKQIRLLEGRGFRNVGMWKFEDASNLINRIAASGWRMPKGIIPATYQPE, via the coding sequence ATGCAACTTAGACCTTACCAAGAAGAGGCAAGGGTTAAGGTACAGCAAGAGTGGAAGGAGGGCAGGAAGCGCACGCTACTTGTCCTACCCACTGGCTGTGGCAAGACCATCGTCTTTTCAAAAATTATAGAAGACCGTGTCAAAATGGGAGAACGTGTTCTCGTTCTCGCTCATCGCTCAGAACTTTTGGAACAAGCCAGTGATAAATTAATGACGGCTACAGGGCTAGGAACGGCACTGGAGAAAGCTGAAAATACTTCAATCGGCTCATGGTTTCGTGTTGTCGTTGGTTCAGTACAGACTATGCAGCGTGAGAAACGACTCAGTCAGTTCCCACCTAATCACTTCGATACTATCGTCATCGATGAGGCTCACCACGCCATATCAGACGGTTATCAGCGTGTGCTAGAGCACTTCGGGGAAGCTAATGTCTTAGGTGTCACAGCCACGCCTGACCGTGGTGATATGCGAAATTTAGGCAGCTATTTCGACAGTCTAGCTTATGAGTACCCTTTGGTTGACGCTATTAAATCAGGGTATCTATCGAAAATCACAGCTATTACAATCCCTCTTGAGCTCGACTTGTCAACAGTTAGTCAACAAGGTGGAGATTTCAAAGCCAGTGAAATTGGAACAGCTCTGGACCCTTATCTCGAACAAATTGCGGACGAGATGGTCAAGCAGTGCAAAAACAGGAAAACAGTCGTTTTCTTGCCACTAGTGAAAACATCACAAAAATTCCGAGACATCCTAAACGAGAAGGGATTTCGAGCCGCTGAGGTGAACGGAGAATCCAAGGATCGCGCTGAAATCCTAGAAGATTTCGACAAGGATAAATACAATGTTTTGTGTAACTCGATGCTGTTAACGGAGGGTTGGGACTGTCCAACAGTAGACTGCGTGGTTGTGTTAAGGCCGACAAAAGTCCGTGCTCTGTATAGTCAAATGGTGGGACGTGGTACACGTCTTGCACCCGGGAAGGAAAATCTATTACTACTTGATTTCCTATGGCACACTGAACGTCACGAACTTTGTAGACCAGCACACTTAATCGCTAGCAGTCCAGAGGTCGCTAAAAAGATGACTGAAAACATGGCTGAAGATACTGAGGTTGAATTCAGTCTATTGGAAGCTGAAGAACAAGCTGGAAAAGATGTTGTCGCCGAAAGAGAAGAAGCTCTCGCTAAGCAACTTGCAGAACAACGGAAGAAAAAACGCAAACTTGTGGATCCATTGCAGTTCGAAATGTCAATCCAAGCTGAAGACTTAGCGGACTATGTCCCATCATTTGGTTGGGAAATGGCTCCGCCTTCAGAAAAACAGCTTAAAGCGCTTGAAAAATTCGGAATCTATACCGAAGAAATCGGGAATGCTGGAAAAGCTGGCAAACTACTAGACCGCTTAAACAAACGCAAAGACAGTGGATTGACCACACCTAAACAGATACGATTGCTCGAAGGTCG
- a CDS encoding AAA family ATPase — protein sequence MSIAINKLEIENVKRIKAVKVEPSPTGLTVIGGNNNQGKTSVLDSIAWALGGNRFKPSKAAREGSVVPPSLKITMSNGLIVERKGKNSSLKVIDPNGNKGGQQLLDSFVEELAINLPKFMDSTAKEKADILLQIIGVGPQLAELEIKEKQLYDQRHAIGVIADQKEKFAKEQTYYPDAPKELVSIADLIAEQQEVLAKNGENARKRQNAQQIKTAYEGKLAEVNRLAEQLKAAQAELETLENDLQIATDLTIDLIDESTEEIESNIANIEQTNLKVRANLDKEKAEEEARVQREEYNRLSSEIEAVRKDKRDLLTNADLPLEGLSVNDGKLLYLGQEWDNMSGSQQLMVATAIVRKLKPDCGFVLIDKLEQMDQITLDQFGKWLEDEGLQAIATRVSTGDECSIIIEDGYSLDNKTHQPTTEAKSETPQTPSWQGGF from the coding sequence ATGAGCATCGCGATAAATAAGTTGGAAATTGAAAACGTCAAACGAATTAAAGCAGTCAAGGTTGAGCCATCGCCTACCGGCCTCACAGTAATCGGTGGGAATAATAACCAGGGTAAAACAAGCGTGCTAGATTCTATCGCTTGGGCACTTGGTGGGAATCGTTTTAAACCTAGCAAGGCGGCTCGTGAAGGTTCTGTCGTTCCTCCTTCTCTTAAAATTACCATGTCAAATGGATTGATTGTTGAGAGAAAAGGAAAAAACAGCTCTCTGAAAGTAATTGATCCGAACGGCAATAAAGGCGGCCAACAACTTCTCGATAGTTTCGTTGAGGAATTGGCCATCAACCTCCCGAAATTTATGGACAGCACTGCTAAAGAGAAAGCTGACATCCTTTTGCAAATCATCGGGGTTGGCCCTCAATTAGCTGAATTAGAAATCAAAGAGAAGCAGTTATATGATCAGCGCCATGCTATCGGTGTAATTGCTGACCAGAAGGAAAAGTTCGCAAAAGAACAGACCTATTACCCAGACGCACCAAAAGAGTTGGTTTCCATTGCAGACCTGATTGCAGAACAGCAAGAAGTGTTAGCAAAAAATGGAGAGAATGCTCGCAAACGTCAAAACGCTCAGCAGATTAAAACTGCCTACGAAGGCAAACTTGCTGAAGTTAACCGTTTGGCAGAACAATTGAAGGCAGCTCAAGCAGAATTAGAAACTCTTGAAAACGACCTTCAAATTGCTACCGACTTAACGATTGACCTTATCGATGAATCTACAGAAGAAATCGAAAGCAATATCGCCAACATCGAACAAACAAACCTCAAGGTTCGAGCAAATCTTGATAAAGAAAAAGCTGAAGAAGAAGCTAGAGTCCAACGTGAAGAATACAACAGATTATCTAGCGAAATCGAAGCTGTTCGAAAAGACAAGCGTGACCTGTTAACTAATGCCGACCTGCCACTCGAAGGACTATCTGTCAACGATGGGAAACTTCTCTATCTCGGTCAAGAGTGGGATAACATGTCAGGTTCTCAACAACTCATGGTAGCGACCGCAATCGTCCGAAAACTAAAACCGGATTGTGGCTTCGTTTTAATCGACAAGCTCGAACAAATGGACCAAATCACATTGGACCAATTTGGAAAATGGCTTGAGGATGAAGGTCTCCAAGCTATTGCAACGAGAGTATCGACTGGTGATGAATGCTCAATTATCATCGAAGACGGCTATAGTCTCGATAATAAGACACATCAGCCAACAACAGAAGCTAAATCCGAAACACCACAAACGCCATCATGGCAAGGAGGATTTTAA
- a CDS encoding SIALI-17 repeat-containing surface protein: MKTLNTQTVAKPGFTKSKAFGLCGTLAIATALLIGAGQVSADETTAPVADTQPAVSNVYTADNAGNVTVTPSETAAPVESQPIAEAPATTTEVAQPVAETPAAPTTVTKEGDTINVENPNVEVTFPNGNGKYSPFEVEYKDIQIPDDVPVNAGDKVTFDLPEEVKFQTSYEFDVHNPEKAVVGKATADATTNKVTTVFNDYFKTHPLNKSMSLKLDASWTDKVVAGKPVNINFNGTVVTANIGSEQVIGKDELIAKWGFQDKEDPTVINWTARVNYAKRVLNYVSIIDTMSDNQKLVDNYFEIKSIESVDPWIDKGSAMDLVKSISKSDHGFTIKMDRLDHMIYINYKTKLINAVKDSVNPTNKIELKAESDGAISHSYVQLVGGKGDASGENKPEPTFEIPHDAPKYEKPEFEGGIPGIPEVRELPEYTEPIGTVPNEAPVYDKPEWNGGIPGIPEVRELPPFEGGVVPNDAPILDLPELEIPVEPDKPVTPKELPSKPVDAPKTKEAEYATVSYNFVPVSKETPKTAVYGGVLPNTGEKEGIASALGLVVIAAGITTLGLSFKKYNEEKED; the protein is encoded by the coding sequence ATGAAAACACTCAACACTCAAACAGTAGCTAAACCTGGATTCACTAAAAGCAAAGCATTTGGCTTGTGTGGCACACTTGCCATTGCCACAGCTCTATTGATTGGAGCTGGTCAAGTATCAGCGGACGAAACTACCGCACCAGTGGCGGATACACAGCCAGCGGTGTCTAACGTTTACACAGCGGATAACGCTGGTAACGTTACAGTTACACCTAGCGAAACAGCGGCACCAGTAGAATCTCAACCGATTGCAGAAGCACCAGCAACAACTACAGAAGTAGCTCAACCAGTAGCTGAAACCCCAGCGGCACCTACTACAGTTACCAAAGAAGGCGACACAATCAACGTTGAAAATCCTAACGTTGAGGTTACTTTCCCTAACGGTAATGGTAAATACTCACCGTTCGAAGTGGAATATAAAGATATTCAAATTCCAGACGACGTGCCGGTTAATGCTGGTGACAAGGTTACTTTTGACTTGCCCGAAGAAGTGAAATTCCAAACCTCTTACGAGTTTGATGTTCACAATCCAGAAAAAGCAGTAGTTGGTAAAGCTACAGCGGATGCCACTACGAACAAGGTGACAACTGTATTCAATGACTACTTTAAGACACACCCTCTAAATAAGAGCATGAGTCTTAAACTTGATGCAAGTTGGACCGATAAAGTTGTAGCAGGGAAGCCGGTAAATATCAACTTTAACGGAACTGTGGTAACAGCTAATATTGGTTCAGAGCAAGTCATTGGCAAAGATGAACTTATCGCTAAATGGGGATTCCAAGACAAAGAAGACCCTACTGTAATCAATTGGACAGCTCGTGTTAACTATGCCAAACGTGTACTAAACTATGTATCAATCATTGATACCATGAGTGATAATCAAAAGCTTGTTGATAATTACTTCGAAATCAAATCGATTGAAAGCGTAGACCCTTGGATTGATAAAGGTTCTGCTATGGATTTAGTAAAATCAATCAGTAAATCAGACCACGGTTTCACAATTAAAATGGATCGCCTTGATCATATGATTTATATTAACTATAAAACTAAATTGATTAACGCGGTTAAAGATAGCGTAAACCCAACCAATAAGATTGAGTTGAAAGCTGAGTCAGACGGTGCTATCTCACACAGTTATGTCCAACTTGTCGGTGGTAAAGGCGATGCCAGCGGTGAAAATAAACCAGAACCAACGTTTGAAATTCCACACGATGCACCTAAGTACGAAAAACCGGAATTTGAGGGCGGCATCCCAGGGATTCCAGAGGTGCGAGAATTGCCAGAGTACACTGAACCAATCGGTACCGTACCGAATGAAGCCCCAGTTTATGATAAACCAGAATGGAACGGCGGTATTCCGGGTATTCCGGAAGTTCGTGAGCTCCCACCATTCGAAGGCGGCGTAGTTCCAAACGACGCCCCTATCCTCGACTTGCCAGAGCTTGAAATTCCAGTAGAGCCAGATAAACCGGTTACGCCGAAAGAATTACCTAGCAAGCCCGTAGACGCTCCGAAAACAAAAGAGGCGGAATACGCCACAGTATCTTATAACTTCGTACCAGTGAGCAAAGAGACACCTAAAACAGCCGTTTACGGTGGTGTTCTCCCAAACACTGGGGAGAAAGAGGGGATTGCTAGCGCTTTAGGGTTGGTAGTAATTGCAGCAGGTATCACAACTTTGGGATTGAGCTTCAAGAAATACAACGAAGAAAAAGAGGATTAA
- a CDS encoding ImmA/IrrE family metallo-endopeptidase — protein MTESELLEQFNVSLCEFSSNEWSRNGFLDLINRVVYINKDLAPEIRLKVILHELSHLEHNSKDYERLREKYEAQANRNMIHELLKNENLDDFNYLHFMEKYNLTTICDETFVKNEYLKLIKKPYNLPRQS, from the coding sequence ATGACTGAAAGTGAATTGCTTGAGCAGTTCAACGTGTCTCTTTGTGAGTTTAGTTCTAACGAGTGGTCACGAAACGGCTTTCTCGACCTCATAAACAGGGTGGTTTATATCAATAAGGATTTAGCCCCAGAAATACGTTTAAAGGTCATTTTGCATGAATTAAGCCACCTAGAGCACAATTCTAAAGACTATGAGCGTTTGCGTGAAAAATACGAAGCTCAAGCTAATAGGAACATGATCCATGAGTTGTTGAAAAATGAAAATCTTGATGATTTTAATTACTTACACTTCATGGAAAAATATAATCTCACCACGATTTGTGATGAGACTTTTGTAAAAAACGAATATTTGAAACTAATAAAAAAGCCCTATAATCTCCCTCGCCAAAGTTAG
- a CDS encoding ATP-binding protein → MQITRGIKARAQKVVIYGPEGIGKSSFAAQFPDPVFIDTEGSTDNMDVARLDKPSSWTMLMNEIAFIKANPDSCKTLVVDTIDWAESLAVESVCAQHGKKGIEDFGWGNGYTYVREEIGRFLNSLSELIDLGINVVLTAHAQIKTFTQPDEMGSYDRYELKLGKKTSSQTAPLVKEWADMVLFCNYETIVMTDEKSKKSKAQGGQRVMYTQHHPAWDAKNRHNLPNKLPLDYAGIAHIFNNVQAAQQPAKVQTPPPAPKEPTVPAEETPIQTQTPTPTPQEPVNPAPVERGAYQEPAPFIEPALRDLMIANQVTEQELQQAVASKGYYPIETPISMYDKSFIDGALVATWDRVFEMVKEIRGSEF, encoded by the coding sequence ATGCAAATCACAAGAGGTATTAAAGCCAGAGCTCAGAAGGTTGTTATCTACGGCCCTGAAGGTATCGGGAAATCAAGTTTTGCAGCTCAATTTCCAGACCCTGTGTTTATCGATACTGAAGGTTCTACAGACAATATGGATGTAGCTAGATTGGATAAACCATCAAGTTGGACCATGTTGATGAACGAGATTGCTTTCATCAAAGCAAACCCAGATTCATGCAAGACCTTGGTAGTCGATACAATCGATTGGGCTGAGTCGTTAGCGGTTGAATCCGTTTGTGCTCAGCACGGAAAGAAGGGAATCGAAGATTTTGGATGGGGGAATGGATATACCTACGTCCGTGAAGAAATTGGTCGCTTCCTAAATAGTCTAAGCGAATTAATTGATCTAGGGATTAATGTTGTTCTTACTGCGCACGCTCAGATTAAGACCTTCACTCAACCCGACGAAATGGGAAGCTATGACCGCTACGAGCTCAAACTTGGAAAGAAAACAAGCTCACAGACAGCACCGTTGGTCAAAGAGTGGGCTGACATGGTCCTATTCTGTAACTACGAAACAATCGTAATGACTGATGAGAAGTCTAAAAAATCGAAAGCGCAAGGTGGACAGCGTGTTATGTATACACAACACCATCCGGCGTGGGATGCCAAGAATCGTCACAATCTACCTAATAAACTGCCATTAGACTACGCTGGAATCGCTCATATTTTCAATAATGTTCAAGCTGCACAGCAGCCAGCAAAGGTACAAACTCCGCCGCCTGCACCTAAGGAACCAACAGTGCCAGCGGAAGAAACGCCTATTCAAACTCAAACACCAACTCCAACTCCACAAGAGCCAGTCAACCCTGCACCAGTGGAACGTGGAGCTTATCAAGAGCCTGCTCCGTTCATCGAGCCTGCTCTCCGTGACCTAATGATTGCTAACCAGGTCACTGAACAAGAACTTCAACAGGCTGTAGCCTCTAAAGGCTATTACCCTATTGAAACACCTATCTCAATGTATGACAAATCATTCATCGACGGGGCTCTAGTAGCTACTTGGGACCGTGTCTTTGAAATGGTAAAAGAAATCCGTGGATCAGAATTTTAG